A genome region from Cucumis melo cultivar AY unplaced genomic scaffold, USDA_Cmelo_AY_1.0 utg000513l, whole genome shotgun sequence includes the following:
- the LOC127146168 gene encoding 60S ribosomal protein L5, mitochondrial-like, with translation MGPSQQLQFHYEDISRQDPLLKQNHTNVMEVPGSSSIRVVPKEPYDFRRKNGKLAMEILRGQKLIQTRGSTGKSFRSNPFLESNKDKGYVSDLARESTLRGHEMSNFSFKIIIGIVMSFLNSPAEIRENSMKFSMETEFFEFFPELADHFEIFSKTLGFNVTIVTSAKTQDETLPPWSGFLKKKWNLKKRKD, from the coding sequence ATGGGTCCGAGCCAACAACTCCAGTTTCATTACGAAGATATATCACGTCAGGATCCGTTGCTCAAACAGAATCACACCAACGTTATGGAAGTTCCTGGATCGTCTTCAATAAGAGTCGTGCCAAAGGAACCCTATGATTTCagaagaaaaaatggaaaattggcTATGGAGATTCTGCGCGGTCAGAAATTGATACAGACAAGGGGTTCGACAGGAAAGTCCTTTCGATCCAATCCATTCTTGGAGTCAAATAAAGACAAAGGATATGTCAGTGACCTAGCACGAGAAAGCACTCTCCGAGGGCATGAAATgtctaatttttctttcaaaatcatTATAGGAATAGTAATGTCTTTCTTAAATTCTCCGGCCGAAATACGGGAAAACTCCATGAAATTCTCGATGGAAACGGAGTTTTTCGAATTCTTCCCGGAACTGGCAGATCATTTCGAGATCTTCTCTAAGACTCTAGGGTTCAATGTGACTATTGTCACTTCGGCCAAGACACAAGATGAGACTTTACCACCGTGGAGCggctttttgaaaaaaaaatggaatttgaaaaaaagaaaagattga